A segment of the Nilaparvata lugens isolate BPH chromosome X, ASM1435652v1, whole genome shotgun sequence genome:
TAAAGTTAGTTGAGATGGAattaaaaaagagaaacaaACTGTTGATTTTAATAGGGTGAATGATCAAGATTATGATATGCATTGATCAATTACGTGGAAATTACAAAACTTCCAATTACTGAAAGCTTGGTTTATAAACCAAGATTTACGCACATAACTAACATCAAgcctaaataatatttataaatagatatatcgAGAATTTATCCATATAAAGCTTTTGAATAATAGAAGAAAGGAATCCAATTATTTACAAGAGGACTAAGAATCGTTAACATTATAAAACAGGGTTTTTGTTAACatgtttgaataaatttcaaattttgattggaGACATCTTTAAACACAAATTTAGTAATCTATAATCTAATCACAGAAGTAACATCGAATCAACAAGGCAATATGCCGAGAAAAATGTTTACATTTAGCAATACATCAAGAAGTATATGAAGTTACTATCAGTAAGTTAAACGTGATCCAACAATCTGCTGCTGACTTTTGACTGAGGATATTCTTAAATTATAGCAGCATTATTAATAACATGATAAATATtacataaaagaaatatttcaacTCAATAAACAAGGGCTTACAACTAGTAAACACCGATTAAACACCGATTAAACTTTGGAAATATAAACATATCAgagaagaaattgaatgaaacaaaaacacGAAATGACAGTAAATAAAGTGAAGACAGGAACGAATTATTTGGCCAATTCGTTGGACAGCCAGTCGAGTCCTTCATACAGCCCATTGCCTTGGGTCGCACATGTTGCTTGGATGTACCACTGTCAAAAACAATGCAAATATTgcgattattatttcaaaaatacttaCATTAGAACACAATTTTATTCGGCattcaatattacaaaaaatacatcGACTTCATcgaaacacaattttcaactgcAAACACACATTGTTTacacatcaaatcaaatttattcactcagaattcatacaaaatattcacaaaaatatagaACAAGTTACAAGTGAACAAGATACTACTCACAAGAAGTACAGTAAGTTATTTGACTTTGTACGCTAATAGGAGTTCAAGTGCTATAAATCAAACTATAGTGaagtctacgttataatggcaatgaaaaaagataggagaaaaacgttgctgatcctctgtcttgtcaatgccttctatagacgatagttgatacaggtttattgatgtaatatcaactgttcatactcgtttaaaataatcaattatattttattaacaggaaataatatttttcagtaatttcataatgaattctcataattcagaagaaatattttgttaattacttattaattctacattgtttaaagacgatctggcaacatagcaaagcgagaaagagatagtgctatccgctttgttgaatgatagacaaggatagcaataccattgcaaattaaacactgccattataacgtggatctgaCTATATGTATTTAGATTATCATCCAATATAGATtaagatgtagaagaagaaggagtaggaaaTTCGAGTATGATGAAATGAAGATGATTGAGTTGACtgttttcactttttgtgtagatgagaagttgatattgtggtaattattcatattaaatgaaaaagactaagaaattgtcaaagaccacaaatttattgatacttagaaagaccggtttcggttattataccattgccaatctctgataaactagaggtaaataaatttatcagagattgacaatggtgtaataaccgaaaccggtctttttaagtatgaataaatctgtggtttttgacaatttattagtctttttcattcaatttgactATCTGTCATGGAGTGCCATTTTCTCGGCGATTTAGAATGTCTATGTTGAGGAATCTTAAGTCTATTACTTGTACTCTATCAGGCCTATTTTTTATTCTGGTAGTGTAACAGCTTACATTGTTAAAACTATTAGTTCTGAATGACCCTTCATTTGTATTACTTTAGAAAATCTACAGACAAGACTTGGCAAAAGGAATGACAATTGTAATGacaaaagtaatgatcagaacgTGATCTATCTCCGAGACAGAGATACAGAGAAACACTTCGATTGAGATGAAAATAAACCAgagtaaatgaaaaataatagagtTAAATATATCAACGTCTGATGACTAATGAAATGATATACCGTACGAGTTATGAATTTGTTGTTTACAAGAATTTAATGAGTTGGATTCTGTCTACTTACATTATTATTCCTAATCTGATTCAGTCCTAGTTTGTCGGTTAGTTCCGACGTTGTCATAGCGTTCGGGAGATCCTGTTTATTCGCAAAGATCAGTACGACTGCATCTCTAAGTTCATCTTCTTGCATCTGAAAaaacgaaataattatcattatgcAATACATGACTCTTCTATCTAATTGGTTTTATTCGATTTCTCAGCTAGAATTAGCCATTTCAGTACCCTCATGAGGCCGCCACaaatagctctagcaaatctgaggtaatctgaatattaggaaattgtccaagtatttttattttttattctgatttgcctaaataatctaaaagatgatgttcaattatgtgggaggttgagtttatactattttattctttcaaatgacaataagatgatattattataaatgttttaatcattgaataatgaacacaaataatgaaaagtttttttgatcagctgttttttgatcacttttcttagttccatgttagcggctggaaagggtactctttctggcctaggccggaaagaaacctgttctgacgtcagacgagagtcgtctgcaaacaatgtctttcagatctacgtagggactggaaaacagctgctttctgtgcagtgtggcgaaaaagaattttccaatttattcaGTTGTGCATAATAAGCAGGGCCACTATATTGATGCTAAATAGCTGGCTGCAGTTGTAGAATACAGGATTGGAAACCATTCAATTGCAATTCTATAGAATATTTCCCGAAATGAATGTTTAGCCAAACAGGTACAATGAAAGTCGTAAAGGGGTTTTACTGGGAACCGCATGGTTTTAAAAAAGccacaattttttaaattttgaataaaaactttattttctcaCACAATGTGTTCTACAAACTCGGAACTttgagaaaattacaaaaattaagtaGCAAAAATAACATGGCGTAGATGGCGTCCTTCCGATTGAATAAACGTTTCCAGACGTTCTCTGAAGCTACGCATCGTATCTCGTGGAATGTCTTGGATTTCTCTTCGAATGGCTTCTTTCAACTCTAGCAATGTGCGTGGTATTTAGGGTTTCTTGAAATCGTGTGTTTACGCTGAAAGAAAGAAGGAAGCCATTCGAAGAGAAATTCAAGCCATTCCACGAGATGCGATGCGTAGCTTCAGAGAACGTCTGGAAACATGTATTCAATCGAAGGACGCCACCTACGTCATGTTTTTTTTGCtacttaatttttgtaattttctcaaAGTTCCAAGTTTGTAGAAGAcattttgtgaaaaaataaagtttttgttgaaaattaaaaaaattgtggATTTTTTAAAACCATGCGGTTCCCAGTAAACACCCATTACAATCAATAGAAGGTATCagtctgctatagtgaggtccacgttataatggtagtgtgtgatttgcaatggtgttgctatccttgcctatcattcaacaaagcagatgtcGTTATCTCTTTCACggattgcgatgttgccacatcgcttatcaacaatgtagaaattcaactaattgacaaaatatttaatctcaatcatgaaaactttttattacatctttaatatattttcttgacaaataaaatatgattaactaatcatgaaaatttattattacatctttaaaaaatatatttttctcgacaaataaaatatgattaactattttcaacaataatgaacagctaaattcatcagatatacttgtatcagctgtttgggaggcaaggctgagatctggcaacccttttttcctatcttcctacactcccattataacgtggacctcactatagtatcaaATGGCACGTAGTATACTATGAATCACGTCTACTTCAGGGCCAGACCATATTAGGCTTTTTTAGGCGTTTTTTCATTAATGACAACTAAAATAAAACATGTTTTTCGACAGGAagctgattggctgattatgTTGGCGCCTAAAAACAACGCTCAATGTGGTCTGGCCCTTATTAGGTGGTGAAACTGAACTTTTCctgagaagaaaaatattacCATGTACTGCAACTCTTTAGCAGCTTCGTCCATTCTCTCCCTATCGCTTGAGTCGACAACGAAAATCAGTCCTTGGGTATTTTGGAAGTAGTGACGCCACAGTGGTCTGATTTTGTTTTGACCACCGACATCCCAAACAGTGAAGCATATGTTCTTGTATTCGACTGTTTCCACATTGAATCCTACAATCAAATTAAAGAGACACCATATTCAGTACCCATGTTCCGAGAATGGcaatagaatattaataatgcATGTAGTAAACAGATGGAACAAATGAAATATTGCATTCATCATTCAAACAATTAGGAATTATAATCTTACCTATAGAGTGtatcttaaggctgtgcaaaggctaaaaataaactttctactgatgatattttccaagtttttcgatttgattttcatcaagctatcaaaatgaaaaagttttctcagaaaaacatttttttccgatcattactttttgagatatgagcgcctaaagtttaaatttttgggacagaacatttcaaattcggtaagagataacaACATGAAATTTAGAAgacaaattcttcatggtattggtgattgaataaaacaaatattttctgaaaatatcattttttgagaaagtttttcaatttaccaaaaacaactcaacaaaacgttatttttggttatttttagtaaatgtttgttttattcaatcaacaataccatgaagaatttgtcTTCTAAATTTCATGTtgttatctcttaccgaatttgaaatgttctgtcccaaaaatttaaactttaggcgctcatatctcaaaaagtaatgatcggaaaaaaatgttagtaaattgaataacgtCCTCAAAAaccgatattttcagaaaatgtttgttttattcaatcaacaataccatgaagaatttatcctccaaatctcattgTGTTATCTCTTacggaatttgaaatgttctgccccaaaaatttaaactttaggcgctcatatctcaaaaagtaatgatcggaaaaaaatgttttctgagaaaactttttccttttgatagcttgatgaaatacaaatcgaaaaacttgggaaaatatcatcagtagaaagtttatttttagcctttgcacagccttaatgtgCAATCTTGTGTATCTAAACAACACGTTGtctttggaaaaataaaaaagagcatATGTTGCTCATGAaaggatacattttcaaaaatgtattgtattattgtagtctagtgggcctccgccgataggcaaagctacaggacccggactgtacaCAGTTGAGTATCGCtaaaatacatgttttcttTCGAGCCTGTAGTCATGGTAGGGGATAATGCTATTAAAAATGCTAATGCAGTAAATTTAGTTGGTTTGACTGTAGACGAAAGATTGTCATGGAATGAGCATGCTGATAAAGTAGCTGGTAAGATTAGCAGGGGTCTCTTTGTATTACGGTATATGGTAAGATTTGTAAATAGAGATATTGCTAATATCTTTTAGGTGTGTGTACTTCTCTCTCATTTACACTCACCTGGTATATGGCGTAGAACTTTGGGGAAGTACGTCTggtttaaactgtcagaaattattcattttacaaaaacGTGCAGTGAGGTACTTGCCAAACCTGGATTACAATCAATCGTGCAGGAATGCGTTTAAAGGACTAAAATTGCTCACTTTTCCATGTATTTATATTTACAGAGTAGTATTATTCATTGCTAATAAgattgaggcccggttgcacaacagccggttaaatttttaccgtgattaatttcatgagaaccaatcagagaaggccttcttgataagacggcttctctgattggctgtcgtggaattaatcacgattaaaatttaaccggctgttgtgcaaccagcactaaatcattgaaaaagaaTTGTGATGTTCATAGTTATTTTACTCGTGGCAATGGGCACCCATTTATTAATCACCACAGATTGAGATTCTCTGACAAAAGTCCTAGTGTAATTGGTTTGAGACTGTTTAAAAAGTTATTaccaaaatgtttatatgccccatcaataaattttaaaagagaaCTCTATGCATACTTAGTGAATAGGGCTTACTATAGTGTAGATGAATTCTTATATAGTGTGATGACACTTGAACTCTGctgttgtattataaatgt
Coding sequences within it:
- the LOC111057443 gene encoding ADP-ribosylation factor 2 codes for the protein MGLTISSVLTRLFGKKQMRILMVGLDSAGKTTILYKLKLGEIVTTIPTIGFNVETVEYKNICFTVWDVGGQNKIRPLWRHYFQNTQGLIFVVDSSDRERMDEAAKELQYMMQEDELRDAVVLIFANKQDLPNAMTTSELTDKLGLNQIRNNNWYIQATCATQGNGLYEGLDWLSNELAK